GACACCTTCCACATCTGCACCCTGGCTTACATGTCAGACATGACGCTGCTGTTTTCCTCGATGGTGCCGCACACCGGGCACAAGGTCCAGATGGCCTCCCTCGACCACGCCATGTGGTTCCTCCGCCCCTTCCGCGCCGACGAGTGGCTGCTCTACGATCAAAACTCCCCGTCCGCCCACGCGGGTCGCGCCCTGACCCAGGGCCAAATCTTCGACCTCGACGGAAACCTCGTCGCCGTGACCATGCAGGAAGGCCTGACCCGAACGCTGCGCAACGGCGGACAGTCCCTGCCTGGCGAGGACGATTCCTAAAAACCCGGGCACGGGTGCGAACAAGCGCCGTGCGTATACTGAAGCGAGTTCTTTAGGCCCCGGCTGCTTTATCCACGGGGCGAGGCAAACGCGGAAAGGGGAGCTGGTCATGGCAGGCCACTCAAAGTGGGCGACCACCAAGCATAAGAAAGCCGCCAACGACGCCAAGCGTTCGAAGCAGTGGGCGAAGATGATCAAAGACATCGAAGTGGCGGCCCGCACCGGCGGCGGAGACCCGTCGGCGAATCCGACCTTGGACGACATGATCCGAAAGGCGACCAAGGCCTCGGTGCCCAAGGACAACATCGAGCGCGCTCGCAAGCGCGGCTCCGGCGAGGAAGCCGGCGGCTCCAACTGGGAGGCCGTGATGTACGAGGGCTACGGCCCGAACGGCGTCGCCGTGATGATCGAGTGCCTCACCGACAACCGCAACCGCGCCGCCACCGAGGTGCGTACCGCGATGACCAAAAACGGCGGCAACCTCGGAGAAACCGGTTCGGTGGGCTACATGTTCACTCGCACCGGCGTGGTCACCGTGCCGCGCGGCGAGCACACCGAGGACGACCTGCTCATGGCAGTGCTCGACGCCGGTGCCGAGGAGGTCCGCGACCTAGACGACGTCTTCGAGGTCATCTGTGCACCGACCGACCTGCGCGCCGTGCGCTCCGCGCTGGAATCCGAGGGCATCGAGGTCGACGACGCGGAGCAGGACTTCCGCGCCTCCGTCGAGGTGGAGCTGGATCTCGATTCGGCGAAGAAGATGCTCCGGCTCATCGACGCCCTCGAGGACTCCGACGACGTGCAGAACGTCTACACCAACATGAGCCTCAGCGACGAGGTCGCTGCGCAGTTGGAGGACTAGAGCGGCCCTGCACGTCACCGTGCGGAGGTGACTTGGGGTTTTGGTTTGGTGTGCTGGCTGACCGTGACACTTCGCTGGCTGAGATGTCACGGTCAGGCTGATCTGGGTGGTGGTCACCTGGGGTTATCGTTCCCGCCACTGGTTGAGGGTGACATTTCACTGGCTGAGATGTCACGGTCAAGTTGATCTGGGTGTTGGCCACCTGGGGTTTTGGTGCGGTGTGCTGGTTGACTGTGACATTTCACCGCCCGAGATGTCACGGACAAGCAAGAAGGTCCAGTAGTGACCTGGGGTTTTCGTTCCCGCCGCCGGTTGACTGTGACATTTCACCGCCCCAGATGTCACGGTCAAGCCAAACCCGCTGGTGCTGACCACGGGTCAACAAAACGCATGACTTGCGGCCACGCGGTCTTACCGCAACGTCCACACCGCCAAACGCGAATAGCTACCCGGTGAAAGGCTGCCTGAATCCCCGCGACCCTGACACGTGTGGTAGAACAAGTGTGTGACTAATGGTGTAAACCTCGAGGGTCTGCGTGTGATGGGCATTGACCCGGGCCTGACCCGCTGTGGGCTATCGGTTGTCCAGGCCGGCCGCGGTCGCCAGGTGATCCCCATCGCGGTCGGTGTCGTGCGCACGCCCGCGGCCTCCGAGTTGCCGCAGCGGCTTGTACGCCTGTCCGCTGCGGTGCGCGAGTGGTTGGATGACTACCAGCCCGATGTTATCGCCATGGAGCGCATTTTCGAGCGCGGCAACGTTTCTACCGTCATGCACACCGCCCACGCTGTCGGCGTACTCATCCTCGCCGCCGCCGAGCGCGGCCTGCCGGTGCACATGTACACGCCGTCCGAGGTGAAAAAGGCGATTTCGGGCAACGGTAGGGCGGACAAGAAACAGATGACCACCATGATCACCCGCATCCTGGGTTTGGCTGAGCCCCCGAAGCCCGCCGATGCCGCCGACGCCTTGGCGATCGCCGTGTGCCACTGCTGGCGCGCCCCGCTGATCGCCCGCGGCCTCGCCGCCACCAGCCCATAAACCCCGACACATTTCACACGACAGGACGGTTTCGCCATGATCGATTCGCTACACGGAGAGGTGCTCTCCATTGGCTTGGACCACGCGGTCATCGAGTGCGCCGGCGTCGGCTACCGCTTCCTTGCCGGGCCGCCGACGCTGGCGCGACTGACCCGCGGCGAGACCACCCGGGTTCTGACCTCCATGGTGGTCAAGGACGACGGGGTGACGCTTTACGGCTTCGCCGACGACGGTGCGCGCACGATGTTCCACCGGCTGCAAACTGTCAGCGGTCTCGGCCCGAAGCTGGCGCTGGCCTGCCTGTCGGTGTTCGAACCTGCAGAGCTTGCCGGGCTGATTAGCGCCGGTGACGCCGCGGCGATCAAGCGGATCCAAACGATCCCGGGCGTAGGTAAGAAGATGGCCGAGCGCATGGCGCTCGAGCTCAAGGACAAGATTGACGGTCTCTACGCCACCTCCGAGCCGGGAGCGGCACCGAGCGCGCCCGTGACGGCGGGGACCTCGCTCGCCGCCGAGCAGGTTGTCGAGGCGCTGATCGGTCTCGGGTTTGCGGACAAGGTCGCGCGCGGGGTCGTCGACACGCTCATCCAGGAACGCCCGGGGGACTCCTCCTCCGAACTGCTTCGCGCGGCGCTGACGCAACTGGGATCGAAGTAGCGGGGAAGTAGGCTACGAATCATGTCAGACGTGGAGAAGACCGAGTTCGCCCTGCCGGATGCGGTGGGCCGGCCGCCGAGCTCCGTCGTCAACGCCACTGAGCTTGCCGACGACCGCGACGTGGAAAAGTCGCTGCGCCCGAAATCCCTGGGCGAGTTCATCGGCCAGCCCAAGGTGCGCGAGCAGCTTAACCTCGTGCTCACCGGGGCGCGACGGCGCTCGCTGACGCCGGATCACATCCTGCTTTCCGGCCCGCCCGGGCTGGGTAAGACGACGATGGCGATGATCATCGCGCAGGAGCTGGGGACGTCGCTACGCATGACTTCGGGCCCGGCGCTGGAGCGCGCGGGTGACCTCGCCGCGATGCTGTCGAACCTCATGGAGGGCGACGTGCTCTTCATCGACGAGATCCACCGCATCGCGCGGCCGGCGGAAGAGATGCTCTACATGGCGATGGAGGATTTCCGCATCGACGTCATTGTGGGCAAGGGCCCGGGCGCGACGTCGATTCCGCTGGAGATCCCACCGTTTACCCTGGTTGGCGCCACCACCCGCGCCGGCATGCTGACCGGGCCTTTGCGCGACCGCTTCGGTTTTACAGCCCAGATGGAGTTCTACGACGTTGACGATCTCACCAGCGTGATCACCCGCGCCGCGACGATCCTCGACGTGGACATCACCGCCGACGCAGCCGTCGAGATCGCCTCGCGCTCGCGCGGCACCCCGCGTATCGCCAACCGCCTGCTGCGCCGCGTGCGCGACTGGGCGGACGTGCACGGCGACGGGCGTGTCGACGTCGCCGCGGCCCGCGCCGCGCTGGAGGTGTTCGACGTCGACGAGCTCGGCCTGGACAGGCTCGACCGCGCGGTGCTCAACTCCCTCATTCGCGGACACGGCGGCGGACCGGTTGGCGTGAGCACGCTGGCGATTGCCGTGGGGGAGGAGCCCGGCACGGTGGAGGAAGTCTGTGAGCCCTACCTGGTGCGCGCCGGCTTGATGTCGCGCACCGGCCGCGGCCGCGTCGCCACCGCCGCGGCCTGGCACCACGTGGGACTGACCCCGCCGCCGGAGGCGCCGGGGCAGCTCAACTTGCTCTAGAGCCCGCCACAGCCCCCGGATGGGGTTATGACACAATGGGGCCCATGGAACTTATCTTTCTTCTGCTGGTCCTCGCGTTGTTCATGCTGCCGACGTTTCTGATGATGCGCGGCCAGCGTAAGCGTCAGGCGCAGGTCGAGCAACTCCAGGCGTCGATCGTCCCCGGCGACCGGGTGGTCAACGTCTCCGGTTTCCACGGCACGGTTGTCTCCACCGGTGAGGACACCCTCGAGGTCGAGCTCGCTCCCGGCACTGTGGTCACGATGGAGCGCGCGGGCGTGATGCGACGCGTCGAGCCCGCCGCCCCGCTTGCCGACGACCACCCCCAACAGCTGACCGACGAGCAGTAGACAGGCGTAAGCCACGTGCCGCAACACTCCGAGCCCAAAGACCCGCTCCCGCGACATGCGGGGGCGGGCCTTTTGTACGGGGAACGATAACGTAGCATGATGCGGTGGGCGCTTTCCGGCCACGCGCTTTCGCCTCCGGTGCTGGTGCGGAAAGCCAACGACATTATCCGAAGCAGAGGAGATACGACACGTGTCCTCACACAACCGGCGTTCCGCGGACGTGCGAGCGAAAAGGACGTGGCCCGCACAGGCACTCGCCCTATTTCTGCTGATCATCGTCGCGATCTACGCGCTTGTTTTCTTCACCGGCGACAGGTCGGCGACACCGAAGCTCGGCATTGACCTGCAGGGTGGCACGCGCGTGACTCTCGTGCCCCAGGGCGAGGACCCCACGCCGGAGCAGCTTGCCGATGCCCGCAACATCATCGAGCAGCGCGTCAACGGCATGGGTGTCAGCGGCGCCAGCGTGGTCGTCGACGGCAACACGCTGGTGATCACCGCCGCCGGGGATGACACCTCGGCGGTGCGCAACCTCGGACAAACCTCGCAATTGGCGTTTCGCCCCGTGATCCAGAACCCGGTGCCGGACCTGGCCGCGGTCAGTGATGTGCTGGTGCAGACCGCCGACGACTGGGTCGCCTACGGGATTGTGCCGAAGGAGGATGCCCAGACCACCCTGGACTCCGTCGCCACGCAGCTCGGCACCGAGGAGGGCTCGCTCGAGGTGACCTCGGAGCCGCTCGAAGATCCGTCCGGCCCGATCGAGTCCGCCGAGCGTCGCACAGAAACGGCCGAGATGCTGCGCAGCACCCGCCAGTCTGCGGACCCGACGCAGCAGTTCGCTTCCCTCGCTTTGATGAGCACGGTGTGCACCACGCAGCAAACCGACCCGTTGACAGGCTCCGACGATCTCGCGCAGCCGCTGGTGGCCTGCGATGCCACGAGCATGCAACCGCTGCTTTTGGGTGAGGCACCCCTGCTGGGGCAGGGTGACCCGAACGGGCCGCGGTTAACGGGCAACGAGATTGATACCTCCCGCCCGATCACCGGCGGATTCAACCCGCAGACGAGCCAGATGGAGATCAGCTTCGCGTTCAGCCAGGACGGCAACCCCAACGGTTCCCAGGCGTGGGCGCAGCTGACCTCGGACATGATCGGCCAGCAGGTCGCTATCACCCTGGACTCGCAGGTCATTTCCGCCCCCGTTATCCAGGGCGCGACGCCGGTGGGTTCCGCGACCTCGATCACCGGGTCGTTCACCCAGGAGGAGGCGACATCGCTGGCGAACAACCTGCGCTACGGCGCGTTGCCGCTGTCGTTCGTGGGCGAAGACGGTGAGCCGGGTGGTACGGCGACGACGGTGCCGCCGTCGTTAGGCGCGGCCTCGCTGAAGGCGGGCCTGATTGCCGGAATCGTCGGCCTGCTTCTCGTGGCCGTGTTCGTCTTCGCTTACTACCGCCTCTTCGGCCTGATCTCCCTGGCCACCCTCGTGCTCGCGGGTGCCGTGGTCTACGGCCTGCTGGTACTGCTCGGACGCTGGATCGGTTACTCGCTTGACCTGTCGGGCGTGGCCGGTCTGATCATCGGTATCGGCACCACCGCCGACTCCTTCGTGGTCATCTACGAGCGCGTCAAGGACGAGCTGCGCAAGGGCCGCACCTTCCGCTCGGCGACGGCGACGGGCTGGGACCGCGCGAAGGAGACGATCGTGACAGGCAACATCGTCACCCTGATCGGCGCCGTGGTGATCTACTTCCTCGCCGTCGGCGACGTGAAGGGCTTCGCCTTTACCATGGGCCTGACAACGGTGGTGGACCTGCTGGTGACCTTCCTGGTCACGGCACCGCTGATGATCCTGGCGTCGCGCTCGCGCTTCTGGTCGCGTCCGGCGGTCAACGGCATGGGCAAGATTTACAGCCTCGTGGAGCGGGAGCGCACCGCTGCCGGCGCCACGGGCACCGCACCTAGCACTGAAACCGAGGAGAAGTAAGTCATGGGTAGCTCGAAACTCACGTTCCAGTCCCCGGCGGAAAACTCCGCGGCCGCAGGTGTCACGCGCAGCCGCTACGACAGGCTGTACACGGGCGAGGGCGCAATCGACTTCATCGGCCGCTCGAAACTGTGGTACGGCATCACGCTCGCGCTCGTCGTTGTCGCGCTCGCGGCGATGCTTGTGCGCGGGTTCAATCTCGGCATCGACTTCGAGGGCGGCACTAAGCTGTCGATGCCCGCCGGCGACCTCGTCGCCGAGGAGGTCGAAACCACATTCATCGACGCCACCGGGGTGACCCCGGAGCTAACGCAGATCGTCGGCGCGGGCGACGCGCGCACCCTGGAGATCAACTCCGAACACTTGACGCAGCAGCAGATCGACCAGGCCCGCCAGGCGATTTTCGAGCAGCACCAGCCTCTCGACGCCGAGGGCAACGCCAGCCCCGATGCGATCGGCGACTCCACAGTCTCCGAGTCGTGGGGATCGACCATTACCAACCGGATGCTGCTGGCGATGGGTGTGTTCCTGCTCGCCGCCGCGGCGTACGTCGCGCTGCGGCTCAAGCGCGAGATGGCGGTCGCGGCGATGGCGGCCCTGCTTGTCGACGGCGTGCTCATCCTGGGCACCTACGCTCTGTTCGGCCTCGAGATCACCCCCGCGATGATCATCGGCCTGCTCACCGTGCTGACCTTCTCCATCTACGACACCGTCATCGTCTTTGACAAGGTCCGAGAGAATACCGCCGGGGTGCTCGATTCGCGCCGATCCACGTACGCGGAAGAGGCAAACCTGGCAGTGAATCAGACGGTGATGCGCTCGATTTCGACCTCGGTGATCTCGGCACTTCCGATTATTTCGCTCATGGTGGTCGCGGTGTGGATGATGGGCATCGGTACTCTGCGCGACCTCGCGTTGATCCAGCTGATTGGCGTTATCGAGGGTATCTTTTCCTCGCTGTTCCTCGCCACCCCGATTCTGGTCTCTCTGGTCAACCGGCAGGACAAGCACAAGGAGCATGCCGCGGCGGTCGAGGCGTTCCGCAACGGCGACGCCGATGCCGAGGGTCTGCAGCCGGAGGCACCCCGTGAAGAGGCGGCGACGCGCAAGCGCACCGTCGTCGCGCCGCAACCTACCGAGCCGCACGCCCCTGCGACTAGCTCTACCTGGCGCCCCAATGCACGCTAGAGCCTTTAAAATAGGGAAGGATTTTTGTTCGTGGATCGCCCCACTTTCTCACGGGCGCTGAGCCTGTGTGCATCCGCCGTGCTCGGCGCCGGCCTTGTCGCGTCGTGCTCCAGCGGTGCACCGGGAGCGAGCGACGAATCGACAACGTCTGAGTTCTCCTACCAGGTGCCCGTGAACCTGTCGACAACTAACGCCGGCACCGATGTCGGGGCATCCGAGTTCGCGCAAATGCTCTCCGCCCGCCTCTACCCGGGTGTGTTTGTCGTGGGCCCGAGCGGGCAGATGATACCCAACACCGACCTAGTACGCACCCAGGCGTTGCCCGGTGCGCAGCGCATCGTGGAATACACACTTTCGGATGAAGCGGTGTTCTCCGACGGGGAGCCGGTGACCTGCACCGACTACCTGCTTGCGTTTACCGCGGGGAAAAACCCCGCCCTGTTCGGCTCCCACATGCCACTGTTCGAGGAGGTAGAGCGCCTCGACTGCGAACCCGGAGCAAAAACCTTCGACGTGGTGTTCGCGCCCGGCCACGGTGCGCAGTGGCGAGAGCTGTTCGGCCCCGGCACGGTCGTGCCCGCGCACGCGGTGGCGGCGAAGCTCGGCACCGACGTGGCGGGGTTTAGTGCCCAGCTGGACGCGGGGGACGCCGCCACGCTGCGCCCCGTTGCCGAGGTGTGGCGAAGCGGCTTCGATCTGGCCAATTTTGATCCGGCGATGCACGTCTCCTTCGGGCCCTACACCGTTGACAGCGTCGGCGAGGCGGGGCAGGTCTCCCTGGTGGCCAACGAGCGCTACTACGGTGACGCCCCGTTGACGGACGAGATCGTGGTCTGGCCGGGCACGGCCGCCTCGGCGCAGCTCAACGGCACGGGCAACCTGCGCGTGGCTGACCTGGCTGAGCCGAACCCAGAGTGGCTGGACGTCAATGCCGAGGGCAACGAGCTCGATGTGACGTCCCTGGTGGGCACTCTCACCGAGTCGCTGACGTTCGAAACGGCTGGGCCTTGGTCGTTTCCTGCCAACCGGCAGGCATTGGCCAAGTGCGCCGACCCGAACGCGGTGGCCGCCGCCTCGAGCGGGGCGGCTGGCGTGGAGGTCCCGGCGGTGCTCACCCACGTCGTTCCAAACAATGACCCGCTGGCGCCGCGTTTCGACGACATCGCCGCCCCCCACGCCGGCGTGGACATCGCAGCTGCGAGCGCGGCGGGCGGGTTGGAGCTGCGCGTCGGGTACACGCACGCGTCGCCACGCATGGCGGCGATGGTCGACTCCATCCGCGCCACCTGCGAACCGGCCGGCATTAGCGTGATCGATGTCACGGCGTCGACAGGCGCGGGCGCGACCCTGCGCGACCTTGGCCGCGTCGATGTCGGCGAGTGGGGAGAAGACGTCGTGGTCGAGGGCACCATTGATGCGATGCTGCGGCCCGTCAACCCGCAGACCGAATACACGATTCCCAGCACGCGCTCGACAGATGTCGAGGCGATGCGCGAGCGCGAGAGCGAGCTGTGGGATGAGCTGCCCAGCCTGCCCCTGGCGGCGCAGCCGCGTTCGTTTGCCGTGGACCGGAAGCTGTCTAACGTTATTGTGTACACAGGCCCAACCGGTATCGGTTGGAACATGGATCGGTGGCAGCTGCGCCCGGCATCCGTCGGCGATGCGGCCCCGCAGGCCACCTAAGCAGACGAAGCGAGGACCAACCGTGCACACTGACTCCACGATAACCCCGTACAGCAGCGCGCGCGAGGCGCTCGCGCACCGCATCCGCAAGGTGCCGGACTTTCCCGAGCCCGGAGTACTGTTCGAGGATTTGACTCCCGTGCTTGCCGACGGCGCCGCGCTCAACGTCGTCATCCGGGAGCTCGCGCAGGCCAGCCGCGAGTTCGGCGCGGACATGATCGGCGGGCTCGACGCGCGCGGCTTCCTCATCGGTTCGGCCGTGGCCTACGAGCTCGGCATCGGCATCCTGGCCATCCGCAAGAAGGGCAAGTTGCCGCCGCCGGTGATCACCGAGGAGTACACCACGGAGTACAGCTCCGCGGCACTGGAGGTCCCGGCTGAGGGGATTGACTTCGCGGGCATGAAAGTGGTGCTTGTCGACGACGTCCTCGCCACCGGCGGCACGCTGGTCGCGGCGACTGAGCTGATCGAACGCGCCGGTGGTAGCGTCGTAGGATACGCAGTAGTGCTTGAAGTTGACGGCTTAGGCGGGCGCGACAGGCTTGGCGACGCCCCCCTGGTTGTGCTCGAGCACAACAACTAGAGATTCCATCAGGCGGTAGACCGCAAGAGAGGGGCCCGTGATGGCGACGGAGAAAACGCAGAAGCGTTCGGGCTCGAGCGTGCGCAGCGTCTCGGCGCGTCTGGCGCGCTCCTTGACCGGCGGCCGGGCCCGGGTTAACCCGGTGCTTGACCCGCTGATGTCCATCCACCGCCGCTACCACCCGAAGGCCAGCGCCGAGGTGCTCAACCGCGCCTACGATGTGGCCGAGCGCTTGCACGAGGGGGTCACGCGCAAGTCCGGTGACCCCTACATCACGCACCCTCTGGCGGTGGCGACGATCTGTGGCGAAATCGGCATGGACACCACCACCCTGGTCGCCGCGCTGCTGCACGACACGGTGGAGGACACGGAGTACTCGCTGGCCGATCTCTCCGCCGACTTCGGCCCCGAGGTGGCCAAGCTTGTCGACGGTGTGACCAAGCTGGACAAGGTTGCCCTCGGAGCGGCCGCGGAGGCCGAAACGATCCGCAAGATGATCGTCGCCATGGCCGAGGACCCGCGCGTGTTGGTGATCAAGGTTGCAGACCGGCTGCACAACATGCGCACGATGCGCTTTTTGCCGCCGGAGAAGCAGGCGAAGAAGGCCAAGGAAACCCTCGACGTCATCGCGCCGCTGGCGCACCGCCTGGGCATGGCCACGGTGAAGTGGGAGCTCGAGGACCTCGCGTTCGCGATTTTGTACCCGAAGAAGTACGAGGAGATTGTCAGGCTCGTCGCCGATCGCGCTCCCTCGCGCGACCGGGCGCTGGGCGAGATCAAGGCGCAGCTCGAGGCGGAGCTCAAGGCGAGCAGCATCAGTGCCGAGGTGATGGGCCGGCCGAAGCACTACTGGTCGATTTACCAGAAGATGGTGGTGCGCGGGCACGAGTTCGACGAGATCTTCGACCTGGTGGGCATCCGCGTGCTGGTGGACAACGTCCACGACTGCTACGCGGCGATCGGCGTGGTGCACTCGCTGTACTCCGTGATGCCGGGCCGGTTCAAGGACTACATCTCCAACCCGCGCTTCGGGGTGTACCAGTCGCTGCACACCACGGTGATGACGGACAGCGGCCGCCCGCTGGAGGTGCAGGTGCGCACCCACGAAATGCACTACAACGCCGAGTTCGGCGTGGCGGCGCACTGGCGCTACAAGGAGACGAAGGGCTCGCATAAGGGCGACCAGGCCGAGGTGGACCAGATGGCGTGGATGCGCCAGCTGCTGGACTGGCAGAAGGAAGCCGCTGACCCAAACGAGTTTCTCGACTCATTGCGCTACGACCTCACCGCCCAGCAGATCTTCGCGTTCACCCCCAAGGGCGACGTGGTTAACCTGCCCGCCGGATCGACGCCGGTGGACTTCGCCTACGCGGTGCACACGGAGGTGGGGCACCGCTGCATCGGTGCGAAGGTTAACGGCAAGCTTGTCGCGCTTGAATCGGAGCTCGTGTCCGGCGACAGGGTGGAAATTTTCACCTCCAAGGACGAAAACGCCGGGCCGTCGCGCGACTGGCAGGAGTTCGTGGTCTCGCCGCGGGCGAGGACGAAGATCAGGCAGTGGTTTGCCAAGGAGCGCCGCGAGGAGCACCTGGAGGCCGGCCGTGACGCCCTGGCTGCAGAGGTGCAGCGCGGCGGGCTTCCCATGCACCGGCTGTTCACCGCCGACACGATGCGACAGATTTCCCAAAGGTTGCACTACCAGGACGTGGATGCCCTCTATACCGCGATCGGCGCGGGCACGGTGTCCGCCCAGCACGTTACGCGCATGCTCACCGACGTGTTCGGCGACGAGGAAGACGCCGTGGACACACTGGCCGCGCGCACCCCGATGTCGGAGCTGGTGCGCTCCAAGGCGGTGGCCAACGGCGCGGGCGTGCTCGTCGAGGGCAGCCCGGACATGCTGGCCAAGTTGGCGAAGTGCTGCCAGCCGGTGCCGGGTGATCAGATTTTCGGCTTTGTCACCCGCGGCGCGGGCGTGTCCGTGCACCGCGCGGACTGCACGAACGCGGCCAAGTTGCAGGAAGAGCCGGAGCGGCTTATCGACGTCTCGTGGGCCGCATCCTCCGCCCCGGGCGCGGCGTCTCAGGCGACGCTGCAGGTCGAGGCTCTGGATCGGCAGGGTCTGCTCGCCGAGATCACGGGGGTGCTCTCGGAGCAGAAGCTTCCCATCATGATGCTGACCTCGCAGCTGGGTAGCGACAACGTCGCCACCGTGCGCTTTACCATGGCCGTCTCGGACACCAAGCAGCTCGGCTCGATCATGAAGCACGTGCGCAACATCGAGGGCGTGTTCGACATCTACCGCGTCACGGCCTAGCACCGCCGCACAGGGGGGGAGAGATGCAAAAACCGCCCGGCCCCACGGTGCGAGGGGAGCGGGCGGTGGAAGCGGGGATTTAGCCGAGCTTCGGAAGGGTCAGACCGAGGTTCTTGGAGGCGAAGGTGATGACGGTGCCGAGCAGGCCGATGATGGCGGTGACCACGCCGATCCAGTTCTTGGCCTTGGTGAGGTCGGAGTCGGAGGAGCCACTGTCGGTGTCCTCCTCCTCGGATTCGCTATTGGAAGAGCCCTGGAAGAGCTCGACGATGGAAGAGCCGGTTTCCGTTGCGGGCGGGGTGGTACCACGTTCCTCAGCGTGAGCCGGTGCGGCAACGCCGCCGGAGACGAGCGCGGTTGCGGTAGCGACTGCGAAAAGGCTGTTACGAAGCTTCATGGTTTTTCCTATCTACCAGACATGACATGTACAGGATTTGAACATAGTCGCAGTAATAGAGGGTGCGCAAGGCCCCCGAACCGTGTTCTCCGAAAGTTCACCTCTGGTCTATCGTGGCGTCAATTGGCGGGTAGTCGGGGGCGTTGGGTGGGGCGTCGACAATCGCCTAGCTCACCGTGGCTGAGGTGATGCGGACCTCGTCCTTCGGCGCGCCGTCGGGCTGGCCGTCGGCGGTGCCGCGGGCGGCAACTTCGTCGAGGGTGGCCAGGCCGGCGTCGTCAATGCGGCCGAAGTAGGTGTAGGCCGGCGGAAGCGAGGAATCGCCGTAGTTGAGGAAGAACTGAGAGCCGTTGGTGTCCAGGCCTGCGTTCGCCATCGCGATGGTGCCGCGCTCGTACTTAACTGGTTGCTGCTGCTGCAAGAGCATTCCCTTGTACTGCTCGGCCTGCTCCGCCGGCACGCCCTCCGGGATCTGGGAGGTGTCGATCGTCTCAAGCGCCTCGTCGGTGGGGTACTCGTTGGGGAACTGGAAGCCGGGCCCGCCCGAGCCGGTGCCCGTCGGGTCGCCGCACTGTAGGACCTTGAGGCCCTCGCCTGTGGTCAGGCGGTGGCACACGGTGTCGTTGAAGTAGCCCTCCGTGGCCAGGTACTCGACGGCGTTAACCGTGCAGGGGGAGACGGAGCGGTCCAGCTCCATGCCGATCGGGCCGGCAGAGGTCTCCA
Above is a window of Corynebacterium sanguinis DNA encoding:
- the ruvC gene encoding crossover junction endodeoxyribonuclease RuvC, translating into MGIDPGLTRCGLSVVQAGRGRQVIPIAVGVVRTPAASELPQRLVRLSAAVREWLDDYQPDVIAMERIFERGNVSTVMHTAHAVGVLILAAAERGLPVHMYTPSEVKKAISGNGRADKKQMTTMITRILGLAEPPKPADAADALAIAVCHCWRAPLIARGLAATSP
- the ruvA gene encoding Holliday junction branch migration protein RuvA; translated protein: MIDSLHGEVLSIGLDHAVIECAGVGYRFLAGPPTLARLTRGETTRVLTSMVVKDDGVTLYGFADDGARTMFHRLQTVSGLGPKLALACLSVFEPAELAGLISAGDAAAIKRIQTIPGVGKKMAERMALELKDKIDGLYATSEPGAAPSAPVTAGTSLAAEQVVEALIGLGFADKVARGVVDTLIQERPGDSSSELLRAALTQLGSK
- the secF gene encoding protein translocase subunit SecF; translated protein: MGSSKLTFQSPAENSAAAGVTRSRYDRLYTGEGAIDFIGRSKLWYGITLALVVVALAAMLVRGFNLGIDFEGGTKLSMPAGDLVAEEVETTFIDATGVTPELTQIVGAGDARTLEINSEHLTQQQIDQARQAIFEQHQPLDAEGNASPDAIGDSTVSESWGSTITNRMLLAMGVFLLAAAAYVALRLKREMAVAAMAALLVDGVLILGTYALFGLEITPAMIIGLLTVLTFSIYDTVIVFDKVRENTAGVLDSRRSTYAEEANLAVNQTVMRSISTSVISALPIISLMVVAVWMMGIGTLRDLALIQLIGVIEGIFSSLFLATPILVSLVNRQDKHKEHAAAVEAFRNGDADAEGLQPEAPREEAATRKRTVVAPQPTEPHAPATSSTWRPNAR
- the yajC gene encoding preprotein translocase subunit YajC codes for the protein MELIFLLLVLALFMLPTFLMMRGQRKRQAQVEQLQASIVPGDRVVNVSGFHGTVVSTGEDTLEVELAPGTVVTMERAGVMRRVEPAAPLADDHPQQLTDEQ
- the ruvB gene encoding Holliday junction branch migration DNA helicase RuvB, translated to MSDVEKTEFALPDAVGRPPSSVVNATELADDRDVEKSLRPKSLGEFIGQPKVREQLNLVLTGARRRSLTPDHILLSGPPGLGKTTMAMIIAQELGTSLRMTSGPALERAGDLAAMLSNLMEGDVLFIDEIHRIARPAEEMLYMAMEDFRIDVIVGKGPGATSIPLEIPPFTLVGATTRAGMLTGPLRDRFGFTAQMEFYDVDDLTSVITRAATILDVDITADAAVEIASRSRGTPRIANRLLRRVRDWADVHGDGRVDVAAARAALEVFDVDELGLDRLDRAVLNSLIRGHGGGPVGVSTLAIAVGEEPGTVEEVCEPYLVRAGLMSRTGRGRVATAAAWHHVGLTPPPEAPGQLNLL
- the secD gene encoding protein translocase subunit SecD yields the protein MSSHNRRSADVRAKRTWPAQALALFLLIIVAIYALVFFTGDRSATPKLGIDLQGGTRVTLVPQGEDPTPEQLADARNIIEQRVNGMGVSGASVVVDGNTLVITAAGDDTSAVRNLGQTSQLAFRPVIQNPVPDLAAVSDVLVQTADDWVAYGIVPKEDAQTTLDSVATQLGTEEGSLEVTSEPLEDPSGPIESAERRTETAEMLRSTRQSADPTQQFASLALMSTVCTTQQTDPLTGSDDLAQPLVACDATSMQPLLLGEAPLLGQGDPNGPRLTGNEIDTSRPITGGFNPQTSQMEISFAFSQDGNPNGSQAWAQLTSDMIGQQVAITLDSQVISAPVIQGATPVGSATSITGSFTQEEATSLANNLRYGALPLSFVGEDGEPGGTATTVPPSLGAASLKAGLIAGIVGLLLVAVFVFAYYRLFGLISLATLVLAGAVVYGLLVLLGRWIGYSLDLSGVAGLIIGIGTTADSFVVIYERVKDELRKGRTFRSATATGWDRAKETIVTGNIVTLIGAVVIYFLAVGDVKGFAFTMGLTTVVDLLVTFLVTAPLMILASRSRFWSRPAVNGMGKIYSLVERERTAAGATGTAPSTETEEK
- a CDS encoding YebC/PmpR family DNA-binding transcriptional regulator, whose amino-acid sequence is MAGHSKWATTKHKKAANDAKRSKQWAKMIKDIEVAARTGGGDPSANPTLDDMIRKATKASVPKDNIERARKRGSGEEAGGSNWEAVMYEGYGPNGVAVMIECLTDNRNRAATEVRTAMTKNGGNLGETGSVGYMFTRTGVVTVPRGEHTEDDLLMAVLDAGAEEVRDLDDVFEVICAPTDLRAVRSALESEGIEVDDAEQDFRASVEVELDLDSAKKMLRLIDALEDSDDVQNVYTNMSLSDEVAAQLED